A DNA window from Acomys russatus chromosome 7, mAcoRus1.1, whole genome shotgun sequence contains the following coding sequences:
- the LOC127192146 gene encoding olfactory receptor 52K1-like, with protein MSGWSNGTYNESYTSFLLVGFPGIQEARALLMLPFLSLYLVILFTNGLVIHTVASQRSLHQPMYLLIALLLAVNVCAATTVLPAMLFSFSARFNHISLPRCLGQMFCIYFLIVFDCNILLVMALDHYVAICYPLRYPEIVTGQLLAGLVVLAATRSTCIVAPVVVLASRVRFCRSNVIHHFACEHMALMKLSCGDISLNKTVGLTVRIFNRVLDMLLLGASYSRIIHAAFRISSGGARSKALNTCGSHLLVIFTVYSSTMSSSIVYRVARTASQDVHNLLSAFYLLLPCLVNPIIYGARTKEIRQHLATLFQKTQQQVSTEKPPVPALT; from the coding sequence ATGTCAGGGTGGAGCAATGGCACCTACAATGAGTCCTACACCAGCTTCCTCCTGGTGGGCTTCCCAGGGATTCAGGAAGCCAGAGCCCTCCTGATGCTGCCCTTCCTCAGCCTCTACCTGGTGATCCTCTTCACCAATGGCCTGGTCATCCACACTGtggcatcccagaggagcctgcacCAGCCCATGTACCTGCTCATCGCCCTGCTCCTGGCTGTCAATGTCTGCGCTGCCACCACTGTGCTGCCTGCCATGCTATTCAGCTTCTCTGCCCGCTTCAACCACATCTCCCTCCCTCGATGCCTCGGGCAGATGTTCTGCATCTATTTTCTCATTGTCTTTGACTGCAACATCCTCCTGGTCATGGCTCTGGATCACTATGTGGCTATCTGCTATCCTCTTCGCTACCCAGAGATAGTGACAGGACAGTTACTGGCTGGTCTGGTGGTGCTGGCAGCCACCAGGAGTACATGCATCGTTGCTCCAGTGGTGGTGCTGGCCTCCCGGGTCCGCTTCTGCCGCTCAAATGTGATCCACCACTTCGCCTGTGAGCACATGGCTCTGATGAAGCTCTCCTGTGGGGACATCTCACTGAATAAGACTGTGGGGCTCACTGTTCGTATCTTCAACAGAGTCCTGGATATGCTCCTGCTAGGAGCCTCCTATTCCCGCATCATCCATGCTGCCTTCAGGATCTCATCAGGTGGAGCACGGTCCAAGGCCCTGAACACTTGTGGCTCCCACCTGCTGGTCATCTTCACCGTCTACTCCTCCACCATGTCCTCATCCATCGTCTACCGTGTGGCCCGCACTGCCTCCCAAGATGTGCACAACCTGCTCAGTGCCTTCTACCTGTTGCTCCCATGCCTGGTCAACCCCATCATCTATGGGGCCAGAACCAAGGAAATTAGGCAGCACCTGGCAACTCTGTTCCAAAAGACTCAGCAACAGGTCTCCACTGAGAAGCCCCCAGTCCCTGCCCTCACGTAG
- the LOC127192147 gene encoding olfactory receptor 52K1-like, translated as MSGWSNGTYNESYTSFLLVGFPGIQEARAFLVLPFLSLYLVILFTNGLVIHTVASQRSLHQPMYLLIALLLAVNVCAATTVLPAMLFSFSARFNHISLPRCLGQMFCIYFLVSMDCNILLVMALDRYVAICYPLRYPEIVTGQLLAGLVVLAATRSTCIVAPVVVLASRVRFCRSNVIHHFACEHMALMKLSCGDISLNKTVGLIIRTFNRVLDMLLLGASYSRIIHAAFRISSGGARSKALNTCGSHLLVIFTVYSSTMSSSIVYRVARTASQDVHNLLSAFYLLLPCLVNPIIYGARTKEIRQHLVRSFLSASP; from the coding sequence CCAGAGCCTTCCTGGTGCTGCCCTTCCTCAGCCTCTACCTGGTGATCCTCTTCACCAATGGCCTGGTCATCCACACTGTGGCCTCCCAGCGGAGCCTGCACCAGCCCATGTACCTGCTCATCGCCCTGCTCCTGGCTGTCAATGTCTGCGCTGCCACCACTGTGCTGCCTGCCATGCTATTCAGCTTCTCTGCCCGCTTCAACCACATCTCCCTCCCTCGATGCCTCGGGCAGATGTTCTGCATCTACTTTCTGGTTTCTATGGACTGCAACATCCTCCTGGTCATGGCTCTGGATCGCTATGTGGCTATCTGCTATCCTCTTCGCTACCCAGAGATAGTGACAGGACAGTTACTGGCTGGTCTGGTGGTGCTGGCAGCCACCAGGAGTACATGCATCGTTGCTCCAGTGGTGGTGCTGGCCTCCCGGGTCCGCTTCTGCCGCTCAAATGTGATCCACCACTTCGCCTGTGAGCACATGGCTCTGATGAAGCTCTCCTGTGGGGACATCTCACTGAATAAGACTGTGGGGCTCATTATACGGACCTTTAATAGAGTCCTGGATATGCTCCTGCTAGGAGCCTCCTACTCCCGCATCATCCATGCTGCCTTCAGGATCTCATCAGGTGGAGCACGGTCCAAGGCCCTGAACACCTGTGGCTCCCACCTGCTGGTCATCTTCACCGTCTACTCCTCTACCATGTCCTCATCCATCGTCTACCGTGTGGCCCGCACTGCCTCCCAAGATGTGCACAACCTACTCAGTGCCTTCTACCTGTTGCTCCCGTGCCTGGTCAACCCCATCATCTATGGGGCCAGAACCAAGGAAATCAGGCAACACCTGGTAAGATCATTCCTGAGTGCAAGCCCATGA
- the LOC127192145 gene encoding olfactory receptor 52E8-like — MGENGNASVFNFSYTSFLLVGFPGLREWRPLLVLPLAFLYVSILSANALVIHTVVAQRSLHQPMYVLIALLLAVNICASTAVMPKMLEGFVHYANPISLHGCLAQMFFIYFTLLLDYNLLLAMAVDRYVAICHPLRYTDLMTSHLLGLMATFALTRSLGVAVPLVVLTAKARFCRTSVIRHFTCEYIALLSIACGDLTVNNRVGLAMRLVTVTFDLALLGTSYTRIIYAAFRISSGGARAKALHTCGSHLLVILTIYLSGLSTSIVFRVAKTVSQDVQNLLSAIYLLLPGALNPLIYGVRTKEIRQHIEKMLCGLQSPSDIREKSQTVRGDRELPG; from the coding sequence ATGGGTGAGAATGGAAATGCCAGTGTCTTCAACTTTTCCTACACCAGCTTCCTCCTAGTGGGTTTCCCTGGGTTGCGGGAATGGCGGCCCCTTCTGGTCCTGCCTCTTGCCTTCCTCTATGTGTCCATTCTTTCCGCCAATGCCTTAGTCATCCATACAGTGGTggcccagaggagcctgcacCAGCCCATGTATGTGCTCATCGCTCTACTCCTGGCTGTCAATATCTGCGCTTCCACGGCTGTGATGCCTAAAATGCTAGAAGGCTTCGTGCACTATGCTAACCCCATCTCTCTACACGGCTGCCTGGCAcaaatgttctttatttattttactctcctTCTGGACTACAATCTCCTGCTGGCCATGGCTGTTGACCGCTATGTAGCCATTTGCCATCCACTCCGCTATACTGACCTGATGACCTCACACTTACTGGGCCTGATGGCCACTTTTGCCCTGACACGGAGCCTAGGGGTGGCAGTGCCCCTAGTGGTACTGACTGCAAAAGCTCGATTTTGCAGGACATCCGTGATAAGACACTTCACCTGTGAGTACATCGCACTGCTGAGCATAGCCTGTGGTGACCTGACCGTCAACAACCGGGTGGGACTGGCTATGAGGCTGGTCACCGTGACCTTTGACCTGGCCTTACTGGGAACCTCCTACACTCGTATCATCTACGCTGCCTTCCGGATCTCTTCTGGAGGAGCCCGAGCCAAGGCCTTGCACACTTGTGGCTCCCACTTGCTGGTCATCCTCACCATCTACCTTTCCGGTCTTTCCACTTCCATTGTCTTTCGAGTGGCCAAAACCGTGTCTCAGGATGTCCAGAACCTACTCAGTGCCATATACCTGCTGCTCCCGGGAGCCTTGAATCCTCTCATTTACGGGGTGAGAACTAAGGAGATTCGGCAGCACATAGAAAAAATGCTCTGTGGACTGCAGTCACCCTCAGACATCAGGGAGAAGTCACAGACTGTGAGAGGGGACAGGGAGTTACCAGGATAA